From a region of the Chitinivibrionales bacterium genome:
- a CDS encoding transposase: protein MARANRHHVPGYIWHITHRCHKKEFLLKFDKDKRRWRRWLFEAKTRYRLCVLNYVIMSNHVHLIALEKRRETIAGSMQLIEGRTAQEFNERRNRSGAFWNDRYHGTVVDTNEYLLRCLMYIDLNPRRAGICRHPTEYEFCGLQELMNPPLRYGIINRKALMKCCGYREWERFWADYTKRLAEAVESCDNPTDSRNRRDPRWTESIAVGSNKFIAGFQRRIGEQAGSRSITGDDDFTMLREPSLTIYNSAYNSLFPPEKDVLRGGNTFFWSESAL, encoded by the coding sequence ATGGCTCGTGCAAATCGTCATCATGTTCCCGGTTACATCTGGCACATAACCCATCGCTGCCACAAGAAAGAGTTTCTGCTGAAATTCGACAAAGACAAGCGGCGATGGCGGCGGTGGCTGTTCGAAGCAAAGACACGCTATAGGCTGTGTGTGCTTAACTACGTCATAATGTCAAATCATGTCCATCTGATAGCCCTTGAAAAAAGGCGCGAGACTATAGCCGGCAGCATGCAGCTTATCGAAGGGAGAACTGCCCAGGAATTCAATGAACGCAGAAATCGAAGCGGCGCCTTCTGGAACGATCGATACCACGGGACGGTCGTCGATACGAATGAATATCTTCTTCGATGCCTGATGTACATCGATTTGAATCCACGACGGGCAGGCATTTGCCGTCATCCCACCGAGTATGAATTCTGTGGCTTGCAGGAGCTGATGAACCCGCCGCTCCGTTATGGAATAATCAATAGAAAGGCACTCATGAAATGTTGCGGTTATCGCGAATGGGAGAGGTTCTGGGCTGATTATACAAAAAGACTTGCTGAAGCCGTTGAATCCTGTGATAATCCCACAGATTCCCGCAACAGGCGCGACCCGCGCTGGACGGAAAGCATTGCTGTAGGGAGTAACAAGTTTATTGCAGGTTTTCAGCGCAGGATAGGAGAGCAGGCAGGGAGCCGATCAATTACCGGAGACGACGATTTCACCATGCTTCGCGAACCATCGTTAACCATATATAATAGCGCTTACAATAGTCTTTTTCCGCCCGAAAAGGATGTTCTAAGAGGGGGAAATACGTTTTTCTGGAGTGAGAGTGCATTATAA